The Anabas testudineus chromosome 11, fAnaTes1.2, whole genome shotgun sequence genome has a segment encoding these proteins:
- the usf2 gene encoding upstream stimulatory factor 2 isoform X4, producing the protein MDMLEQSLDSSASHDKQETEEVVQLQEGEAVGTEEQTAVTITGVPQAAFADHNVQYQFRTENSGGQVTYRVVQVTDDQLEATADGTGAVSVVSAAAFAGAPQAVAQAVIQNPFSNGGSPGGDAVGGETRFAYFPAATVSDGTATAVSVQATADPTITQAGGQFYVMMTPPEVLQTATPRTIAPRTHTYTAKVEGPRAPRDERRRAQHNEVERRRRDKINNWIVTLSKIIPDCNVDSRTGASKGGILSKACDYIRELRQNNQRLQESFKEVERVEMDNELLRQQIEELKNDNALLRAQLQQHGIEVNGDAAPQ; encoded by the exons tcacgacaaacaggaaacagaagaagtgGTGCAGTTGCAGGAAG gagaAGCAGTCGGGACAGAGGAGCAGACTGCAGTGACCATCACCGGCGTCCCGCAGGCTGCGTTCGCTGACCACAATGTGCAGTATCAGTTTCGTACAGAGAACAGCGGAGGGCAG GTGACCTATCGTGTGGTTCAGGTAACTGACGATCAATTAGAAGCAACAGCTGACGGGACTGGAGCCGTCAGCGTCGTCTCTGCTGCGGCTTTTGCCGGAGCCCCTCAGGCTGTAGCACAG GCTGTGATCCAGAACCCTTTCAGTAATGGGGGCAGTCCTGGCGGGGACGCGGTGGGGGGAGAGACGCGTTTTGCTTATTTCCCGGCCGCCACCGTCAGCGATGGTACAGCCACGGCCGTGTCGGTGCAGGCCACCGCCGACCCAACAATCACACAGGCAGGAG GTCAGTTTTATGTGATGATGACCCCTCCTGAGGTGCTGCAGACGGCGACGCCACGTACCATCGCACCTCGTACACACACCTACACTGC GAAGGTGGAGGGTCCACGGGCACCCAGAGATGAGAGGCGAAGAGCGCAGCACAACGAAG tggagagaagaagaagagacaagaTCAACAACTGGATCGTTACGCTGTCAAAAATCATCCCCGACTGCAATGTTGACAGCAGAACAGGAGCG AGTAAAGGAGGCATCCTGTCCAAAGCTTGTGACTACATTCGTGAGCTGCGTCAGAATAACCAGCGACTGCAGGAGAGTTTCAAAGAGGTGGAGCGAGTGGAGATGGACAACGAGCTGCTTAGACAACAG ATCGAGGAGCTGAAGAATGACAACGCACTGCTTCgagcacagctgcagcagcacggCATAGAAGTCAATGGAGATGCAGCGCCGCAGTGA
- the usf2 gene encoding upstream stimulatory factor 2 isoform X2 translates to MDMLEQSLDSSASHDKQETEEVVQLQEGEAVGTEEQTAVTITGVPQAAFADHNVQYQFRTENSGGQVTYRVVQVTDDQLEATADGTGAVSVVSAAAFAGAPQAVAQAVIQNPFSNGGSPGGDAVGGETRFAYFPAATVSDGTATAVSVQATADPTITQAGGQFYVMMTPPEVLQTATPRTIAPRTHTYTADLGESEMLQHGSTNWKVEGPRAPRDERRRAQHNEVERRRRDKINNWIVTLSKIIPDCNVDSRTGASKGGILSKACDYIRELRQNNQRLQESFKEVERVEMDNELLRQQIEELKNDNALLRAQLQQHGIEVNGDAAPQ, encoded by the exons tcacgacaaacaggaaacagaagaagtgGTGCAGTTGCAGGAAG gagaAGCAGTCGGGACAGAGGAGCAGACTGCAGTGACCATCACCGGCGTCCCGCAGGCTGCGTTCGCTGACCACAATGTGCAGTATCAGTTTCGTACAGAGAACAGCGGAGGGCAG GTGACCTATCGTGTGGTTCAGGTAACTGACGATCAATTAGAAGCAACAGCTGACGGGACTGGAGCCGTCAGCGTCGTCTCTGCTGCGGCTTTTGCCGGAGCCCCTCAGGCTGTAGCACAG GCTGTGATCCAGAACCCTTTCAGTAATGGGGGCAGTCCTGGCGGGGACGCGGTGGGGGGAGAGACGCGTTTTGCTTATTTCCCGGCCGCCACCGTCAGCGATGGTACAGCCACGGCCGTGTCGGTGCAGGCCACCGCCGACCCAACAATCACACAGGCAGGAG GTCAGTTTTATGTGATGATGACCCCTCCTGAGGTGCTGCAGACGGCGACGCCACGTACCATCGCACCTCGTACACACACCTACACTGC AGACCTTGGTGAAAGCGAGATGTTGCAGCATGGCAGTACAAACTG GAAGGTGGAGGGTCCACGGGCACCCAGAGATGAGAGGCGAAGAGCGCAGCACAACGAAG tggagagaagaagaagagacaagaTCAACAACTGGATCGTTACGCTGTCAAAAATCATCCCCGACTGCAATGTTGACAGCAGAACAGGAGCG AGTAAAGGAGGCATCCTGTCCAAAGCTTGTGACTACATTCGTGAGCTGCGTCAGAATAACCAGCGACTGCAGGAGAGTTTCAAAGAGGTGGAGCGAGTGGAGATGGACAACGAGCTGCTTAGACAACAG ATCGAGGAGCTGAAGAATGACAACGCACTGCTTCgagcacagctgcagcagcacggCATAGAAGTCAATGGAGATGCAGCGCCGCAGTGA
- the usf2 gene encoding upstream stimulatory factor 2 isoform X1 has product MDMLEQSLDSSASHDKQETEEVVQLQEGEAVGTEEQTAVTITGVPQAAFADHNVQYQFRTENSGGQVTYRVVQVTDDQLEATADGTGAVSVVSAAAFAGAPQAVAQAVIQNPFSNGGSPGGDAVGGETRFAYFPAATVSDGTATAVSVQATADPTITQAGGQFYVMMTPPEVLQTATPRTIAPRTHTYTADLGESEMLQHGSTNWKVEGPRAPRDERRRAQHNEVERRRRDKINNWIVTLSKIIPDCNVDSRTGAVSTESKGGILSKACDYIRELRQNNQRLQESFKEVERVEMDNELLRQQIEELKNDNALLRAQLQQHGIEVNGDAAPQ; this is encoded by the exons tcacgacaaacaggaaacagaagaagtgGTGCAGTTGCAGGAAG gagaAGCAGTCGGGACAGAGGAGCAGACTGCAGTGACCATCACCGGCGTCCCGCAGGCTGCGTTCGCTGACCACAATGTGCAGTATCAGTTTCGTACAGAGAACAGCGGAGGGCAG GTGACCTATCGTGTGGTTCAGGTAACTGACGATCAATTAGAAGCAACAGCTGACGGGACTGGAGCCGTCAGCGTCGTCTCTGCTGCGGCTTTTGCCGGAGCCCCTCAGGCTGTAGCACAG GCTGTGATCCAGAACCCTTTCAGTAATGGGGGCAGTCCTGGCGGGGACGCGGTGGGGGGAGAGACGCGTTTTGCTTATTTCCCGGCCGCCACCGTCAGCGATGGTACAGCCACGGCCGTGTCGGTGCAGGCCACCGCCGACCCAACAATCACACAGGCAGGAG GTCAGTTTTATGTGATGATGACCCCTCCTGAGGTGCTGCAGACGGCGACGCCACGTACCATCGCACCTCGTACACACACCTACACTGC AGACCTTGGTGAAAGCGAGATGTTGCAGCATGGCAGTACAAACTG GAAGGTGGAGGGTCCACGGGCACCCAGAGATGAGAGGCGAAGAGCGCAGCACAACGAAG tggagagaagaagaagagacaagaTCAACAACTGGATCGTTACGCTGTCAAAAATCATCCCCGACTGCAATGTTGACAGCAGAACAGGAGCGGTGAGTACCGAA AGTAAAGGAGGCATCCTGTCCAAAGCTTGTGACTACATTCGTGAGCTGCGTCAGAATAACCAGCGACTGCAGGAGAGTTTCAAAGAGGTGGAGCGAGTGGAGATGGACAACGAGCTGCTTAGACAACAG ATCGAGGAGCTGAAGAATGACAACGCACTGCTTCgagcacagctgcagcagcacggCATAGAAGTCAATGGAGATGCAGCGCCGCAGTGA
- the usf2 gene encoding upstream stimulatory factor 2 isoform X3 — MDMLEQSLDSSASHDKQETEEVVQLQEGEAVGTEEQTAVTITGVPQAAFADHNVQYQFRTENSGGQVTYRVVQVTDDQLEATADGTGAVSVVSAAAFAGAPQAVAQAVIQNPFSNGGSPGGDAVGGETRFAYFPAATVSDGTATAVSVQATADPTITQAGGQFYVMMTPPEVLQTATPRTIAPRTHTYTAKVEGPRAPRDERRRAQHNEVERRRRDKINNWIVTLSKIIPDCNVDSRTGAVSTESKGGILSKACDYIRELRQNNQRLQESFKEVERVEMDNELLRQQIEELKNDNALLRAQLQQHGIEVNGDAAPQ; from the exons tcacgacaaacaggaaacagaagaagtgGTGCAGTTGCAGGAAG gagaAGCAGTCGGGACAGAGGAGCAGACTGCAGTGACCATCACCGGCGTCCCGCAGGCTGCGTTCGCTGACCACAATGTGCAGTATCAGTTTCGTACAGAGAACAGCGGAGGGCAG GTGACCTATCGTGTGGTTCAGGTAACTGACGATCAATTAGAAGCAACAGCTGACGGGACTGGAGCCGTCAGCGTCGTCTCTGCTGCGGCTTTTGCCGGAGCCCCTCAGGCTGTAGCACAG GCTGTGATCCAGAACCCTTTCAGTAATGGGGGCAGTCCTGGCGGGGACGCGGTGGGGGGAGAGACGCGTTTTGCTTATTTCCCGGCCGCCACCGTCAGCGATGGTACAGCCACGGCCGTGTCGGTGCAGGCCACCGCCGACCCAACAATCACACAGGCAGGAG GTCAGTTTTATGTGATGATGACCCCTCCTGAGGTGCTGCAGACGGCGACGCCACGTACCATCGCACCTCGTACACACACCTACACTGC GAAGGTGGAGGGTCCACGGGCACCCAGAGATGAGAGGCGAAGAGCGCAGCACAACGAAG tggagagaagaagaagagacaagaTCAACAACTGGATCGTTACGCTGTCAAAAATCATCCCCGACTGCAATGTTGACAGCAGAACAGGAGCGGTGAGTACCGAA AGTAAAGGAGGCATCCTGTCCAAAGCTTGTGACTACATTCGTGAGCTGCGTCAGAATAACCAGCGACTGCAGGAGAGTTTCAAAGAGGTGGAGCGAGTGGAGATGGACAACGAGCTGCTTAGACAACAG ATCGAGGAGCTGAAGAATGACAACGCACTGCTTCgagcacagctgcagcagcacggCATAGAAGTCAATGGAGATGCAGCGCCGCAGTGA
- the tekt2 gene encoding tektin-2: MSTLSAKPGVRHTVSEWSDNNQQLSAIAQHERHVSNVIRQEGRSLRNETSCKTTWDESDTSRRLSDRVWDVAQWKKALESCAQKVDEEMEALTLSKEQTEQALAATVIPLEVSAECLTLREGRRGSELVADPVEEQLKKEVELIERVQQVLQQHIGKAFEQLCVLQEARHQLTADLQNKMDAIDIDLSCLSLTIKSPQISLKTNPTRIPSGSSTPQEWIQFSQYNMARAQEAMQVSQQMREDMSLTRAQLQNDLETQRKATEFALRKRNHHEEKARDELEWQIRNTEDEMAEMESDIHGLDADLQAKTASLKLAHTRLENRTNRPGMDLCRDEVQHGLVYEVHQLEATIMALKQKLSEAQHSLQKMKLHHSHMLQDLSRKQEALSLEQRSMNTRSRLASTSCTDKKPVLLVPLTNSSGRSNLQLLAQ, encoded by the exons ATGTCTACACTTTCTGCAAAGCCCGGCGTGCGCCACACTGTGTCAGAGTGGTCTGACAACAACCAGCAGCTGTCTGCCATAGCTCAACATGAGCGACACGTTTCCAACGTCATCCGACAGGAAGGGAGGTCACTGCGCAACGAGACCAGCTGTAAg ACGACTTGGGATGAGAGCGACACCTCTCGCAGGTTGAGTGACCGGGTTTGGGATGTTGCTCAGTGGAAAAAAGCACTGGAATCCTGTGCACAGAAAGTGGATGAAGAGATGGAAGCACTGACTCTG TCTAAAGAGCAGACCGAGCAGGCACTGGCTGCAACTGTGATTCCTCTGGAAGTCAGTGCTGAGTGTCTGACGCTGAGGGAGGGACGGCGAGGGTCCGAGCTGGTTGCTGACCCTGTGGAAGAGCAGCTGAAGAAAGAAGTGGAGTTGATTGAAAGAGTGCAGCAagttctgcagcagcacatcggCAAAGCCTTTGAACAACTGTG TGTTTTGCAGGAGGCTCGACACCAGCTGACCGCTGACCTCCAGAACAAGATGGATGCTATAGACATTGACTTGTCCTGCCTGTCACTTACAATAAAGTCACCTCAGATCTCCCTAAAGACCAACCCAACTCGCATACCATCAGG TTCCTCCACCCCACAGGAGTGGATCCAGTTCAGCCAGTATAATATGGCTCGTGCCCAGGAAGCCATGCAGGTCTCCCAGCAAATGAGGGAGGACATGAGTCTCACCAGAGCCCAG CTGCAGAATGACTTAGAGACTCAGCGGAAGGCCACAGAGTTTGCCCTTCGTAAGCGCAATCACCATGAAGAGAAAGCCCGCGACGAGCTGGAGTGGCAAATACGAAAT ACTGAAGATGAAATGGCAGAAATGGAGAGCGACATCCACGGGCTGGATGCAGACCTGCAGGCAAAGACAGCCTCGCTGAAACTGGCTCACACCAGACTGGAGAACAGGACTAACAGACCTGGCATGGACTTGTGCAGAGATGAG GTTCAACATGGACTCGTTTATGAAGTCCATCAGCTGGAGGCCACAATTATGGCTCTGAAACAAAAGCTATCTGAGGCTCA GCACTCTCTGCAGAAGATGAAGCTCCATCACTCACACATGCTGCAGGATCTTTCCAGAAAACAGGAAGCTTTATCTCTGGAACAGCGAAGCATGAACACCCGCTCCCGCCTCGCATCAACCTCCTGCACGGATAAAAAACCTGTGCTGCTGGTTCCGCTCACAAACTCCAGTGGGAGGAgcaacctgcagctgctggcaCAGTGA
- the LOC113153638 gene encoding free fatty acid receptor 3: MQLPVKDLIALFVYTLTFLLGLPANLLVFFVYVRKARKRGATPNVIYALNLCLANLALLVWLPIKALETLLKDWRLPPPVCPVYSFFLFSSLYGSCLFITAVTVGRYLSIAFPIIYKRYRHARLSCFISVVLWALVLLHLSFALVAEGGAYFVSINNNTSICYEDLTDSQLEVLLPLRLEMAIILFFVPLIVTFFCTLRCVTLVWHSNLPALGKRRVLAVALSTLAVFVVCYAPYNASHIVGFVLDKNVEWRTYAMLTCCCNVFLEPVVMLMLSPAVSKGTIGRICGRQSQFSRAEGYKHQCNTTNGVANVRTPPTLPKKS, from the coding sequence ATGCAGTTGCCTGTCAAAGACTTAATTGCCCTATTTGTCTACACCCTCACTTTTCTGCTGGGCCTTCCTGCCAACCTCCTGGTCTTCTTCGTGTATGTGCGCAAGGCCCGCAAGCGTGGTGCCACACCCAATGTGATCTACGCCCTCAACCTGTGCCTGGCCAACCTGGCACTCTTGGTCTGGCTGCCCATCAAGGCTCTGGAGACTTTGCTTAAGGACTGGAGGCTACCACCGCCTGTCTGCCCTGTTTAcagcttctttctcttctcctctctgtatgGAAGCTGCCTTTTCATCACCGCTGTGACCGTGGGACGTTACCTCAGCATTGCATTCCCAATAATCTACAAGAGATACCGCCATGCACGACTCTCTTGCTTCATCAGCGTTGTCCTTTGGGCACTGGTGCTGTTACATCTCAGCTTTGCATTAGTAGCTGAAGGAGGGGCTTACTTTGTctccatcaacaacaacacctcAATTTGCTATGAAGATTTGACCGACTCCCAGCTGGAGGTTCTGCTGCCGCTACGCCTGGAGATGgccatcattttgttttttgtgcctCTGATTGTGACCTTCTTTTGCACACTGCGCTGCGTTACTCTGGTCTGGCACTCGAATTTACCTGCTCTGGGGAAGAGGAGAGTCCTGGCTGTTGCACTCTCCACGcttgctgtgtttgtggtgtgcTACGCACCCTACAATGCCTCACACATTGTTGGGTTTGTGTTGGATAAAAATGTTGAGTGGAGGACATACGCTATGCTAACTTGTTGCTGTAATGTTTTTCTGGAGCCGGTGGTCATGCTGATGTTGTCGCCAGCTGTGTCGAAGGGCACGATAGGAAGAATCTGTGGACGACAAAGTCAGTTCAGCCGAGCTGAGGGGTATAAGCATCAATGTAACACCACCAATGGTGTTGCAAATGTCAGAACACCTCCTACACTTCCCAAGAAGAGCTAG